The following are from one region of the Gloeomargarita lithophora Alchichica-D10 genome:
- the cmr4 gene encoding type III-B CRISPR module RAMP protein Cmr4 — MYVVHLILLSPLHTGGTTQEGNLLGIARESHTNLPYIPSSTIRGRLRSSVPGNEKIEINGKEKSKRFYLFGNEIADGEQLEQGAVWIGDGSILWIPVPSLSHGVVWVTSPMLLRRWVRLSGSKLTIPAENSTNIAGTGNVYLKDAILKRENLSIWNDWEQGEKAVPGLNESGGINHVLVLADKHCATIVQMSLWRQVKVKLDEHKTVDGGFRYEEAIPPDALMYFPWGITAQANGTSTEARQGFEQLLQRSEVLQIGGQESLGRGFVQLMIESVTQEGQS, encoded by the coding sequence ATGTATGTTGTTCACTTGATTTTACTCTCCCCTTTACACACTGGAGGAACCACTCAAGAAGGAAATTTGCTGGGTATTGCCCGCGAGTCCCACACCAATTTGCCCTACATTCCATCCAGCACCATTAGAGGTCGTTTGCGATCAAGTGTTCCTGGTAACGAAAAGATTGAAATCAATGGTAAAGAGAAATCGAAAAGATTCTATTTATTTGGCAATGAAATTGCTGACGGAGAACAATTAGAACAAGGTGCCGTCTGGATTGGCGATGGTTCAATTCTGTGGATTCCTGTGCCCTCGCTGAGTCATGGGGTGGTGTGGGTGACCAGTCCGATGTTGTTGCGGCGCTGGGTGCGATTGTCCGGTTCAAAACTGACGATTCCAGCCGAAAATTCTACCAATATTGCGGGCACTGGCAACGTGTATCTTAAAGATGCCATTTTGAAGAGAGAAAATTTGAGTATATGGAACGATTGGGAACAAGGGGAAAAAGCCGTTCCTGGACTGAATGAATCGGGAGGAATTAATCACGTATTGGTGCTGGCAGACAAACATTGTGCCACCATCGTGCAAATGAGCCTTTGGCGACAAGTGAAAGTAAAATTAGATGAACACAAGACAGTTGATGGTGGGTTTCGCTATGAAGAAGCCATTCCCCCCGATGCTTTGATGTATTTCCCTTGGGGAATTACTGCTCAAGCTAATGGAACGAGTACCGAAGCACGCCAGGGGTTTGAACAACTTTTGCAGCGTTCCGAAGTACTTCAAATTGGCGGTCAAGAGAGTCTAGGGCGTGGTTTTGTGCAATTGATGATTGAAAGTGTGACGCAGGAGGGACAATCATGA
- a CDS encoding type III-B CRISPR module-associated Cmr3 family protein has translation MASQWYTLTPLDVLMFRDAKPFTPGERAWANGRFPPTGHAIAGAILAYLGERVTLRLRGPFLCFDEQLYLPRPLHLYQGEFLRPVNWLSETDSYRHFLWDYSRPIPLISGQTDSKASSKEKGFAYLPQDEILHLLKGESINLNHGVKEPWEIEIRPHNTLKEGTRQVKENDGYFVENCVRVQPGWSLAISVEIQDSQTGEFHPCNIPQSVTLRLGGEGHQVLVTPCAELQTQWQRLQEISQSNLQSNQRCLAYLVTPGVFVRKTNGISLCRAWPWEWNLAQPSNKNSRTGALVSVATDKPIPINGRTRAKNNEDLSLPAPQVFAAPPGSVYYLEYPTSLMQDNAKVNDRDNPVHRWRQLGYSEMLWLSNPFQEV, from the coding sequence ATGGCTAGTCAATGGTACACACTCACACCCTTAGATGTGCTGATGTTTCGGGATGCCAAGCCGTTTACGCCGGGTGAGCGGGCTTGGGCAAATGGCAGATTTCCACCTACAGGTCATGCGATTGCAGGGGCGATTTTAGCCTATTTAGGTGAGCGGGTTACCCTGCGGCTTCGGGGGCCGTTTTTATGTTTTGATGAGCAACTTTACTTGCCGCGTCCTTTGCATTTATATCAAGGTGAATTCCTCAGACCAGTAAATTGGTTGTCTGAGACTGACTCTTACCGCCATTTTTTGTGGGATTATAGCCGACCTATACCTTTAATAAGTGGGCAAACTGATAGCAAAGCATCATCGAAGGAAAAAGGATTTGCTTATTTGCCACAGGACGAAATTTTGCATCTTTTGAAGGGAGAATCAATCAACCTAAATCATGGGGTGAAAGAACCTTGGGAAATTGAAATTCGCCCCCACAATACTCTCAAAGAAGGAACTCGTCAGGTCAAGGAAAATGATGGTTATTTTGTGGAAAACTGTGTGCGGGTGCAACCGGGATGGAGTTTGGCAATTTCGGTGGAAATCCAGGATTCTCAAACGGGAGAATTTCATCCATGCAACATCCCCCAATCTGTGACCCTACGCCTGGGTGGTGAAGGCCATCAGGTACTGGTTACACCCTGCGCTGAATTGCAAACCCAATGGCAGAGATTACAGGAAATTTCTCAATCTAACTTGCAAAGTAATCAACGCTGTTTAGCATATTTGGTGACTCCCGGCGTATTTGTCCGTAAAACGAACGGGATTTCCCTGTGTCGGGCTTGGCCTTGGGAATGGAATTTGGCACAGCCTAGTAATAAAAACTCCAGAACAGGGGCATTGGTAAGCGTAGCTACAGACAAGCCAATTCCTATCAATGGCAGAACCCGTGCGAAGAATAATGAAGATTTAAGTTTACCGGCACCCCAAGTATTTGCCGCACCGCCGGGGAGTGTTTACTATTTGGAATACCCCACTTCATTGATGCAGGATAATGCCAAGGTAAACGATAGGGATAACCCAGTTCATCGTTGGCGACAATTAGGATACAGCGAGATGCTATGGCTATCCAATCCATTCCAGGAGGTTTAA
- a CDS encoding Uma2 family endonuclease codes for MEPLTYKFTAEQYQMMGKLGIFHPEVRVELINGEIIIMSPVGLKHSVTINRLNRFLVQSMGEMGIVSVQNSFRMPDYSEPEPDILVLKPREDFYAGKFPLAEDILLLIEVADSSLRYDQTIKLSLYAEQHIAEYWIANLERDVLEIYRQPQNKSYLTQSLIDGSHVTFAPLAFPHLTMTLKEIYG; via the coding sequence ATGGAACCGCTGACTTATAAATTCACGGCTGAACAATATCAGATGATGGGGAAGCTGGGTATTTTTCATCCCGAAGTGAGAGTTGAGCTTATCAATGGAGAGATTATTATTATGTCGCCGGTCGGACTAAAACATTCAGTTACCATCAATCGTCTAAATCGTTTTTTAGTGCAAAGTATGGGAGAAATGGGTATTGTTAGTGTCCAGAACTCATTTCGTATGCCTGATTACTCGGAACCTGAGCCAGATATTCTGGTTCTCAAACCTCGTGAGGATTTCTATGCTGGAAAGTTTCCTTTAGCAGAAGATATTTTATTACTTATAGAAGTGGCAGATTCTAGCCTTAGATATGATCAGACCATTAAGTTATCTCTTTATGCAGAGCAGCACATCGCTGAATACTGGATTGCCAATTTAGAACGAGATGTTTTAGAAATTTATCGTCAACCTCAAAATAAATCCTATCTCACGCAAAGTTTGATTGATGGCTCTCATGTCACTTTTGCGCCCCTGGCTTTTCCGCACTTAACCATGACCTTGAAGGAGATTTATGGCTAG
- the cas10 gene encoding type III-B CRISPR-associated protein Cas10/Cmr2, whose protein sequence is MSQHHYWQAKIWGLLHDPALKALHDGSGRSGEGVWPQLNVMQNWVSPKSSHASDYQKYIGDADLIASASDRSAIGHLSTAIDYQTIDRGLTLGTGLEIAHLLSAEKIFWQLQPDEHRDLHLASNRAEHLRQREESVIPAEIKNETDPQKVFWWFWRCFPDAICRKFNDDSLMLMPAETRLPDGSIWSHASITSALAGCLAGYGSPQKTRPYLASFTFSPIQELIKASRKMRDFWAGSWVLHYLSAKICWKLAVKYGADCLLYPSLYAQPLIDYWLLEKYSDFAAWINKPSAQKLLTAGFPNVIMVLLPEDKVQAAMQMAQQTLQEEWQTLADSVFDFLKTERHWMPQLSEADLTWQGWLDHQWQHYWAAVPLGSPNQKLKDTGILHSKDVIDNDPWVKQQNKTYHLTDKQRLFLEKELAFLRESFLDKNGNHRQYKPGVNIGSWWAAVVDETRRVQAACKNARDWELPVAFGSRSTISGIGSVVHPSQSNQWITEGESQGIWQRNSGLFDGREQLNATETVKRGLHKILPSLFPGLDQDKIEASYPDLTAGVAGYLKVHSQDQKHKRNFEAVCQKIKEKYPWVNNVIHQMRGKWGIPWADVQVQRYHPRLLNAGWLVEDADVDEETKKEDQQDINQILSEYYSGANPANWYVLAAGDGDSMSEWLKGTKMKGYYDYLPTPLKNLADGHKQQIGYVFKPQELEEVKDSFSEFVKDQELKKRMGPSTHNALSRALLDFSNQLVPYLTEQRYAGRLIYGGGDDVLAYTNLWEWDQWLWDIRQCFRGQDDPGKEFNHQGNYWQWEGEDLPKGLSQRPLFTMGSDATISFGIVIAHQSVPLAIALENLWKAEKEAKQHEYDHANKKDAVQVQVLYANGNILKATSKFDTFQHWKSLLGLPDLEPAVLEQAAQLWEQHPAPISEAIPVWVQLFCDRRDVFKKDGESKQNFQSNLVNFLQHLWKYTPNKDRDMQIQNWLKLAAFNLRNRHIKLKEQ, encoded by the coding sequence ATGTCTCAACACCACTACTGGCAAGCGAAAATCTGGGGGTTATTGCATGACCCGGCGCTAAAAGCGTTACATGATGGGTCAGGGCGAAGTGGGGAGGGTGTTTGGCCGCAATTAAATGTAATGCAAAATTGGGTTTCTCCCAAATCTAGTCATGCCTCTGATTATCAGAAATATATTGGTGATGCGGATTTAATTGCTTCTGCCAGTGACCGCTCAGCCATTGGTCATTTAAGTACGGCAATTGATTATCAAACCATTGACCGGGGTTTAACATTAGGGACTGGCTTAGAGATTGCTCATTTATTATCCGCAGAGAAGATTTTCTGGCAACTGCAACCGGATGAGCATCGAGACTTACACCTAGCGAGTAATCGGGCTGAGCATTTACGGCAACGGGAAGAATCAGTTATTCCCGCTGAGATCAAAAATGAAACCGATCCCCAAAAGGTATTTTGGTGGTTTTGGCGGTGTTTTCCCGATGCGATTTGTCGAAAATTTAACGATGATAGTCTGATGCTTATGCCTGCGGAGACTCGTTTGCCGGATGGTTCAATTTGGAGTCATGCCAGTATCACTTCTGCTCTAGCAGGGTGCTTAGCAGGATATGGTAGCCCTCAGAAAACCCGTCCCTATTTGGCGAGTTTTACCTTTAGTCCGATTCAAGAGTTAATCAAAGCCAGCCGCAAAATGCGAGATTTTTGGGCAGGGTCTTGGGTATTGCATTATCTATCAGCCAAAATTTGTTGGAAATTGGCGGTTAAATACGGGGCAGATTGTTTGCTTTATCCCAGTTTATATGCTCAGCCTTTGATTGATTATTGGTTGCTAGAGAAATATTCAGATTTTGCAGCATGGATCAACAAACCATCAGCACAAAAATTGCTAACAGCAGGATTTCCTAACGTGATCATGGTACTGTTACCCGAAGATAAGGTACAAGCCGCTATGCAAATGGCTCAGCAGACTTTACAAGAAGAATGGCAAACATTAGCGGATTCAGTATTTGATTTTCTCAAAACCGAAAGACATTGGATGCCTCAATTATCCGAAGCGGATTTAACCTGGCAGGGCTGGTTAGACCATCAATGGCAACATTATTGGGCCGCAGTTCCATTGGGTAGTCCGAATCAAAAACTTAAGGATACTGGCATTTTACACTCTAAAGATGTTATAGATAATGACCCTTGGGTAAAACAACAGAATAAAACCTATCACCTGACTGATAAACAGCGACTATTTTTAGAGAAAGAATTAGCATTTTTGCGGGAAAGTTTTTTAGATAAAAATGGCAATCATCGTCAGTATAAACCTGGAGTTAATATCGGTTCCTGGTGGGCGGCGGTGGTGGATGAAACCCGGCGAGTACAAGCCGCTTGTAAAAATGCCCGTGACTGGGAATTACCCGTGGCTTTTGGCTCCCGTAGTACCATTTCTGGCATTGGCTCAGTGGTGCATCCCTCACAGAGTAATCAATGGATTACAGAAGGGGAAAGTCAAGGAATCTGGCAAAGAAATTCGGGGTTATTTGATGGCAGAGAACAACTTAATGCGACGGAAACAGTAAAACGAGGTTTACATAAGATTTTGCCTAGTTTATTTCCTGGGCTTGATCAGGATAAAATTGAGGCTTCATATCCTGATTTAACGGCTGGCGTAGCAGGTTATCTCAAGGTTCATAGCCAGGATCAAAAACACAAGCGAAACTTTGAAGCAGTTTGTCAAAAAATCAAAGAAAAATACCCTTGGGTCAATAATGTAATCCATCAAATGCGAGGCAAATGGGGAATCCCTTGGGCTGATGTTCAGGTTCAACGTTATCATCCTAGATTGCTTAATGCGGGTTGGTTAGTTGAAGATGCGGACGTAGATGAGGAAACAAAGAAAGAAGATCAACAGGATATTAATCAGATTCTCAGTGAGTATTATTCTGGTGCGAATCCTGCTAATTGGTATGTGTTAGCCGCAGGGGATGGCGACAGCATGAGTGAATGGCTCAAGGGTACAAAAATGAAAGGATATTATGACTATTTGCCCACACCACTGAAAAATCTTGCTGATGGTCACAAGCAGCAAATTGGTTATGTGTTTAAGCCTCAAGAACTTGAAGAAGTTAAGGATTCATTTAGTGAATTTGTTAAAGACCAAGAACTCAAAAAACGCATGGGGCCATCTACTCATAATGCGTTGAGTCGGGCATTGCTCGATTTTTCCAATCAATTAGTGCCCTATTTAACGGAACAACGCTATGCAGGGCGGTTAATCTATGGTGGTGGCGATGATGTGCTGGCATATACAAACCTATGGGAATGGGATCAGTGGTTATGGGATATTCGTCAATGTTTTAGAGGTCAAGATGATCCTGGTAAGGAATTTAATCATCAGGGAAATTATTGGCAATGGGAGGGAGAAGATTTACCCAAAGGATTGAGCCAACGTCCCTTATTTACCATGGGTTCTGACGCTACAATTAGCTTCGGCATTGTCATTGCCCATCAGTCTGTACCGTTGGCGATTGCCTTAGAAAACCTGTGGAAAGCGGAGAAAGAAGCAAAGCAACATGAATACGATCATGCAAACAAAAAAGATGCTGTACAGGTGCAAGTTCTTTATGCAAATGGCAATATCCTCAAAGCTACCAGTAAATTTGATACTTTTCAGCACTGGAAGAGTTTGTTAGGTCTTCCTGATTTAGAACCTGCTGTTTTGGAACAGGCCGCCCAACTTTGGGAACAGCATCCTGCGCCAATTTCTGAAGCTATTCCTGTTTGGGTACAATTATTCTGTGACCGGCGGGATGTATTCAAAAAAGATGGAGAGAGTAAACAAAACTTTCAGAGCAATTTAGTCAATTTTCTCCAACATCTTTGGAAATATACCCCAAATAAGGATCGAGATATGCAAATTCAAAACTGGCTCAAACTAGCCGCTTTTAACTTACGCAATCGTCATATTAAACTTAAGGAGCAATAA
- a CDS encoding J domain-containing protein produces MNYYEILKVAPTATTEEIRLAYIALCKDLHPDKLGNLNENLRKLAEEQLKLVNQAYETLKDTELRTNYDQKISAKKTQDGRDMATKNKAASPTLDELLSTAILDEGFQIFVQEEEALWQNFTNELSQIRERYHIQESSNSSLNLFPDDLGMKLARIFSLILEGFIGIGLVVICFGLFAGVVAFIVAFAINVFLFPLGGLVVWLYFNIFLPFLVIAYFGIIIMGIFTDDELTDETRRKQEKTEAIFSQSIHRYWQQTEDLGANFRAYKFFADMYPTDYVNAVREVREKLSKQIKELIGHRKDKIKMFKDLSPTRLTCEYVSGLSACERLLLMKALQQKAEEAQQEQQNEEFASFLRAAGAVVLLGILFGGGGGF; encoded by the coding sequence ATGAATTATTACGAGATTCTCAAGGTGGCTCCTACAGCGACTACAGAAGAAATCCGGTTAGCATACATTGCTTTATGTAAAGATTTGCACCCGGATAAATTGGGGAATTTGAATGAGAATTTGCGGAAATTAGCGGAAGAACAGTTAAAGCTGGTCAATCAAGCCTATGAAACGCTTAAAGATACAGAATTACGGACAAATTATGACCAGAAAATAAGTGCTAAAAAAACTCAAGATGGGCGGGATATGGCGACGAAGAATAAAGCGGCTAGTCCCACATTAGATGAATTATTGTCAACAGCTATTTTGGATGAAGGATTTCAGATATTTGTTCAAGAGGAAGAGGCTCTTTGGCAAAATTTTACGAACGAATTGTCCCAGATTCGAGAAAGGTATCATATACAGGAAAGTTCTAATTCATCTTTGAACCTCTTTCCTGATGATTTAGGCATGAAACTTGCCAGAATATTTTCTCTTATTCTTGAAGGTTTTATTGGCATAGGATTGGTAGTGATATGTTTTGGTTTATTCGCCGGTGTGGTTGCTTTTATTGTAGCGTTTGCTATCAATGTATTTCTATTTCCCTTGGGTGGCCTAGTCGTTTGGTTGTATTTCAATATTTTCTTGCCATTTTTAGTCATTGCTTATTTTGGGATTATTATTATGGGTATTTTTACAGATGATGAATTAACGGATGAAACACGCCGTAAGCAAGAGAAGACAGAAGCTATTTTTTCACAGAGTATTCATCGTTATTGGCAACAAACAGAAGACCTTGGGGCAAATTTCAGAGCTTATAAATTCTTTGCTGATATGTATCCTACTGATTATGTCAATGCAGTTAGAGAGGTGCGGGAAAAACTGAGTAAACAAATCAAAGAATTAATTGGACATAGGAAGGATAAAATCAAAATGTTTAAGGATTTAAGCCCGACCCGTTTAACCTGCGAATATGTATCTGGTCTATCTGCTTGTGAGCGATTATTATTGATGAAAGCTCTGCAACAAAAAGCGGAAGAAGCCCAACAAGAACAACAGAATGAGGAATTTGCCAGTTTTCTCCGGGCGGCGGGGGCAGTCGTGTTGCTAGGGATTTTATTTGGGGGTGGGGGAGGATTTTAG
- the cas2 gene encoding CRISPR-associated endonuclease Cas2, producing MERLIVVSYDIPSNRRRRKVAELLEGYGQRVQYSVFECRLSEGKLAELQKRLQKRIKMAEDSVRFYPIPPYALGQIIIWGGRPLAEPPGSTVA from the coding sequence ATGGAACGGCTGATTGTCGTGAGCTATGATATACCATCAAATCGGCGGCGGCGTAAGGTGGCAGAACTATTGGAAGGTTATGGTCAAAGGGTGCAGTATAGCGTCTTTGAATGCCGGTTATCGGAAGGGAAATTAGCCGAACTACAAAAGCGATTACAAAAACGTATCAAAATGGCAGAGGACAGTGTGCGATTTTATCCGATTCCTCCCTATGCGCTGGGGCAAATTATCATTTGGGGTGGTCGGCCATTAGCGGAGCCGCCGGGTTCAACTGTGGCTTGA
- the cas1 gene encoding CRISPR-associated endonuclease Cas1, whose protein sequence is MRTLYVVEQGAVLVVSAEQLHLRRGEQRRCVGQLPLLEAVMLLGMVQMTTQAVRACLRHNIPLAYLSRSGWCYGRTLPVGWGSGVCYVAQRQTALAWQVQMAAVMVRAKIRNSRTVLLRHYRRYGIIGAERVIDSLQWLAERVGRCQTLDQVRGMEGAAAAIYFPALGECLRGEGFVFVGRSRRPPANPVNALLSFGYQVLWNHVLLLVELQGLDPRVGTLHTDHHGHLGLVSDLIEEFRASLVDSLVLSLINTKEVRAERDFEYRNGGCFLNDGGKRIFLQAWIRRMETKAGQGLRWELLVQQVKQYRRAVLDMDYVYTPYQID, encoded by the coding sequence ATGCGAACTTTGTATGTGGTCGAACAGGGAGCGGTCTTAGTGGTGTCCGCTGAACAACTGCATTTACGTCGGGGAGAGCAAAGGCGATGTGTCGGGCAATTGCCGCTACTGGAGGCGGTCATGCTCTTGGGCATGGTGCAAATGACTACCCAGGCGGTAAGGGCGTGTTTGCGTCATAACATTCCCTTGGCCTATCTGTCCCGCAGTGGTTGGTGTTACGGGCGAACGTTGCCGGTGGGCTGGGGGTCTGGGGTGTGCTATGTGGCCCAAAGGCAAACCGCCCTGGCCTGGCAAGTACAAATGGCGGCAGTGATGGTGCGTGCCAAAATCCGCAATAGTCGTACAGTGTTATTACGTCATTACCGGCGTTATGGGATAATTGGGGCGGAAAGGGTGATTGATTCCCTGCAATGGTTGGCGGAACGGGTGGGGCGATGCCAGACCCTAGACCAAGTACGGGGGATGGAGGGGGCGGCGGCGGCCATTTATTTCCCAGCTTTGGGGGAATGTTTGCGGGGGGAGGGGTTTGTGTTTGTGGGACGTTCCCGGCGACCCCCGGCGAATCCGGTGAATGCCCTGCTGAGTTTTGGGTATCAGGTGTTGTGGAATCATGTATTGCTGTTGGTGGAGTTGCAGGGGCTTGACCCCAGGGTGGGGACTTTGCACACGGATCATCATGGGCATTTGGGCTTGGTTTCGGATTTGATTGAGGAGTTTCGGGCTTCTTTGGTTGATAGTTTAGTTTTAAGTTTGATTAATACTAAGGAAGTGCGGGCAGAACGGGATTTTGAATATCGCAATGGGGGTTGTTTCTTGAATGACGGCGGGAAGCGTATTTTCTTACAAGCCTGGATTCGGCGGATGGAAACCAAAGCGGGTCAGGGTCTGCGGTGGGAATTATTGGTACAACAGGTGAAACAGTATCGGCGGGCAGTTTTGGATATGGATTATGTTTATACGCCCTATCAAATTGATTGA
- the csx18 gene encoding CRISPR-associated protein Csx18: MARKGTWLVLHVRQLQVRNLVLAVVNGTITLIVLLIAPLGLAAVLTNTLMVTGATWLTATVMDGVCFWLMPNSSIISPGQQPMTSDIERVSESLRQRDPWL, translated from the coding sequence ATGGCTCGCAAGGGGACGTGGTTGGTTCTGCATGTGCGGCAGTTGCAGGTGCGAAATTTAGTATTGGCGGTAGTCAACGGCACCATTACCCTGATTGTTTTGCTGATTGCCCCCTTGGGGTTGGCGGCGGTGCTGACCAATACGCTGATGGTCACCGGGGCAACGTGGCTGACGGCAACGGTGATGGATGGGGTATGTTTCTGGTTGATGCCGAATTCTTCAATAATATCGCCGGGACAACAGCCCATGACCTCCGACATTGAGCGGGTTTCGGAATCCCTGCGCCAGCGTGACCCCTGGTTATAA
- a CDS encoding BrnA antitoxin family protein, with protein MEAEYDFSRGKRGAIDPTPLGKSRITIRLDDEVLAWFREQVHIAGGGNYQTLINEALRQYIQQNREPLAETLRRVIREELERIERYGGC; from the coding sequence ATGGAAGCAGAATATGATTTTAGTCGGGGTAAACGAGGGGCAATTGACCCAACGCCACTCGGAAAAAGTCGCATTACAATTCGCTTGGATGATGAGGTTCTCGCATGGTTTCGGGAACAGGTTCATATTGCTGGGGGAGGCAATTATCAAACCTTGATCAATGAAGCTTTACGCCAATATATTCAGCAAAACCGTGAGCCTTTAGCGGAAACTTTACGCAGAGTGATTCGTGAAGAGCTTGAACGTATTGAGAGATATGGCGGTTGTTAA
- a CDS encoding Cas10/Cmr2 second palm domain-containing protein, protein MTFTVMTFAPVQGFIERSRKLRDLYGSSFILSHLARALCEAGQSELGGADTLVSPALINVTQGTPNQIILAGNFPEIQGRRALLKAWKEIVDQCRTWIEAQIPAEYTWKRHWELWGNHAWEFFWGQGETITAAREEINRAKRSRDWVGINWQGESSTLSGADAIAWPGLGRKRDSRDIRLGEDDREIREFYKKLQSLTVLGEAFVDATEQLSIPELIKRLVTYHVVAKRIGIQGEVPDSFRDIKLREQRTFWFAGDGDKIGEYFRQLKENGQDESTALRQFSQAMLEWGENTLKPAVDGKLGRIVYAGGDDFLGVLYPADTHAFSPQASLAWFYERFPQIWRQHGQDIKVSVGAVLAGKQVPQRDILQQAREAEKSAKKQGRDRIALRVLFNGGNHIEWVCPWDFLPPIFANYHDRDNGKNWTHIYNDVAVLASRRGLASPAVAFALFEVYFGAENRQTLEQNPSHYIGTASVSDWVNNLAQVGFQLCSNT, encoded by the coding sequence ATGACCTTCACCGTGATGACCTTTGCCCCCGTCCAGGGCTTCATCGAGCGTTCCCGCAAATTGCGTGACTTGTACGGTAGTTCCTTCATCTTGTCCCACCTCGCCCGTGCCCTCTGCGAAGCCGGACAGTCAGAACTTGGGGGTGCAGACACTTTAGTTTCACCCGCTTTGATCAACGTTACCCAGGGGACTCCCAACCAGATCATTCTTGCCGGAAATTTCCCTGAAATTCAAGGGCGGCGGGCACTTTTGAAAGCCTGGAAAGAAATTGTGGATCAATGTCGCACCTGGATTGAAGCGCAAATCCCCGCCGAATATACCTGGAAGCGGCACTGGGAACTATGGGGCAACCACGCCTGGGAATTTTTCTGGGGGCAGGGAGAAACCATCACGGCGGCACGGGAAGAGATCAACCGAGCGAAGCGCAGTCGGGATTGGGTGGGCATCAACTGGCAGGGAGAAAGTTCCACGCTATCCGGTGCCGATGCGATTGCTTGGCCGGGGCTGGGACGCAAACGGGATAGCCGAGACATCCGCCTGGGTGAGGATGATCGGGAAATTAGAGAATTTTATAAAAAATTACAATCCTTAACTGTGCTGGGCGAGGCTTTTGTGGATGCCACCGAGCAACTCAGTATTCCAGAGCTAATTAAACGTCTCGTCACCTATCATGTGGTCGCCAAACGGATCGGCATTCAAGGGGAAGTCCCGGATAGTTTTCGGGATATTAAACTCCGGGAGCAAAGAACGTTTTGGTTCGCTGGGGATGGGGACAAAATCGGTGAGTATTTTCGGCAACTCAAGGAAAACGGCCAGGATGAAAGCACAGCACTCCGCCAGTTCAGTCAAGCCATGCTGGAATGGGGAGAAAATACCTTAAAACCAGCCGTAGATGGCAAACTTGGCCGGATTGTTTATGCGGGTGGGGATGATTTTCTGGGGGTTTTATACCCAGCAGATACCCATGCCTTTTCCCCCCAAGCGTCCCTGGCGTGGTTTTATGAACGGTTCCCCCAGATTTGGCGGCAACATGGGCAAGATATTAAAGTGAGCGTGGGAGCAGTTCTAGCGGGCAAACAAGTGCCCCAACGGGATATTTTGCAACAGGCGCGGGAAGCGGAAAAATCTGCTAAAAAACAAGGCCGTGACCGCATTGCCCTGCGGGTTTTATTCAACGGGGGCAATCACATCGAATGGGTATGTCCCTGGGATTTTTTACCACCCATATTTGCCAACTATCATGACCGGGATAATGGCAAGAACTGGACGCATATTTATAATGACGTGGCGGTTTTAGCATCCCGGCGAGGGTTGGCGAGTCCTGCTGTGGCTTTCGCCCTATTTGAAGTTTATTTTGGTGCCGAAAACCGCCAAACATTAGAGCAAAATCCCAGTCATTACATTGGCACCGCCAGCGTCTCCGATTGGGTCAATAACTTAGCACAGGTGGGATTTCAACTATGTTCCAATACCTAA